The genomic interval TCACCCTGGTGGCCCAGGTGGCGGCCAGCGACGTCACGGTGCTGGTGAGCGGCGAGAGCGGCACCGGCAAGGAGCTGGTGGCAGCGGCCATCCACGCTGGCAGCCCCCGGGCCGCCGGGCCCTACATCCGCATCAACTGCGCCGCCATCCCCGAGCAGCTCATGGAGGCCGAGCTGTTCGGCCACGAGAAGGGCGCCTTCACCGGGGCCCATGCCCGCAAGGCCGGCAAGTTCGAGCTGGCGGACAAGGGCACCCTGCTCCTGGACGAGGTGGGGGAACTGCCCCTCCATCTCCAGGCCAAGCTGTTGCGGGTGCTCCAGGAGCGGGAGGTGGAGCGGGTGGGGGGCAGCCGGCCCTTTGCCGTGGACGTGCGGGTCATCGCCGCCACGGCCAAGGATCTGGCCCAGGAGGTGCAACGCGGCACCTTCCGGGGCGACCTCTTCTACCGCCTGCAGGTCATCCCCATCACGGTGCCGCCGCTCCGGGACCGGCGGGAGGACATCCCGGAGCTGTGCAGCCTCTTCCTGGCCGAGCTGGGCGCCCGGCGGGGCCGCCCCCTGACCCTGTCCCGGGCCGCCCTGGACTGCCTGCAGCGCTATAGCTTTCCAGGAAACGTCCGGGAATTGCGGAACATCCTGGAGCGGGCCTCGGTGCTGGCGCCGGGGCCGGTCATTCAGCCATCGGACCTGCCCGCCGACCTGGCCGGCAGCCCGGCCGCGGCCACGATGGACACCGTCCACCTGGCCACCGCCCTGGCCGCGGCCGAGCGGTCGTGCATCCGCCGCGCCCTGGCCCAGACCCAGGGAGCCCGGGCCGAGGCGGCGCGCCTTTTGGGCATCAGCCGCAAGAGCCTGTGGGAGAAGATGCGGCAGCACGGCCTCGAGGCCAGCGGCCCCGGAGATGAGAGTGATTGAACGAGGCCACTGCCCAACCGCCTGCCCCCCCCAGAAGGAGAGCCTGCCATGACCGCCACCATCGTTGCCCTTGTCGCCCTGGCCTGCGTCGTCTACCCCCCTCCTCCGGCCCAGGCCGAGCCGGCGGTCTTCCATGTCCCGGCCGGCAAGACCATCTCCCAGGCCGAGCTGATGGCCGACCTCAAGCCGGCCCAGGTCATCTTCCTGGGCGAGTACCACGACAACGAGGCCAACCATGTGGCCCAGTACCAGATCATCCGCACCCTCCACGAGGCAGGGGTGCCGCTTACCATTGCAGTGGAGATGTTCCGCAGCGACAGCCAGGAGATCCTGGATAAATGGAGCCGAGACGAGCTGGGAGAGGGGCTGTTCGTGAAGGCCTTCGAGCAGAACTGGGGTGATTGGCCGAAATACCGGGCCATCTTCCGCTTCGCCCGGGACAAGCAGGTGCCTTTGCTCGGGCTCAACCTGGACCGGGCCATCGTCCAGCAGATCGAGGAGCGGGGCTTCGCTTCCCTGACGCCGGAGCAGGTCGGCGCCATCGGCGCCCTGTACTGCAACGTTGATCCCAGCTACGAGGAGGTCGTGCGCCGCTCCCTCATGTTCCGGGGCAAGCCGGGCGCCCCCTCCTTCATCTTCTTCTGCGAGGCGCAGCTGGTGGGGGACAGCTTCATGGCCAAGCAGCTGGTCAGCTACCGGGCTCGCCAGCCGGACCGGACGGTCATCGTTCTGGCCGGCCCCACCCACGCCTGGAAGCACGGCATCCCCCGGCGGGTGACGGAAGCGAGCCCCATATCCTACCGGGTGGTGCTGCCGGAGATGACCGGCCGCCTGAGCCGGGCCAACATCACCGACAAGGAGACCGACTATCTGTGGATTGGGCTGTGAAGCAGGCCCACGAGCAGAGGCCGAAGGCCGGCCGGGATGGGGTCAGTTGGCCTTGTTCTTGGCCGGCATGGGGATGGTGAGAAGCTCGATGCCTTCCCGCTCCAGGGCTTCCTCCTCCTGGGCGGTGGCCTGGCCGCGGATCCTCTTGGCGGGGATCACCCCGTAGTGCATCTTCAGGGCCTCGGTGGCCAGCCGGGGCCCGACATCCTCGAAGTTGTCCCGCACATACTCCTGGACCAGACCGAGCAGGCGGGCGGCCTCCTGCCGCTCCTCGGCATCGCCGCCGCCGTCCTCGTCCGCCTCCGCTGGCCACGAGCGGCTGCCACCCAGGGCCACCGGCGAGAGCACCCGCCGCACCTGGCTGCTGCCACAGGCCGGGCAGGCGAGCTCGCCCGCCTGCATCTGCTGGTCGCACGCCTCCCGGCTGGGAAACCAGCCCTCGAAGAGACAGCCGCAGGCGCAGGCCAGATCAAAGGCGATCATCCCTCCCCTCTTGCCGCCAGGGCCTCCAGACAGCGGGCCAGGGACGCCTGGTCCTCCACCTGCAGGACCTGACACGGGCACCCCTTGGGCATGCTCTTGCGCCAGAGATTGCTGAGCACCGTCTTCGGCCCGACCTCGATCACCGCGTCCACCCCAGCGGCCGAGAGCTGCTCCATGATCTCCAGCCAGCGCACCCGGCTGACGATCTGCTGCGCCATGATCGCCCGGATGGCCGCAGGATCGGCCTCCGGACCGGCGCTGACGTTGAAGAGCACCGCCGTGGCAGGCGGCGCCACCGGCGTCGCGGCCAGAAGCTCGGCAAAATCCGCCAC from Thermodesulfobacteriota bacterium carries:
- a CDS encoding DUF1178 family protein produces the protein MIAFDLACACGCLFEGWFPSREACDQQMQAGELACPACGSSQVRRVLSPVALGGSRSWPAEADEDGGGDAEERQEAARLLGLVQEYVRDNFEDVGPRLATEALKMHYGVIPAKRIRGQATAQEEEALEREGIELLTIPMPAKNKAN
- a CDS encoding sigma-54 dependent transcriptional regulator — encoded protein: MSRILVAEDDEIVRITVCDRLAAKGWQVDPAADGREALARIEGHSYDLVITDIRMPGLDGHAVLERLRSASPGTDVIMMTAYGSVDDAVDCLKRGAADYILKPFDLDDLTIRVSRLLSVQAVKARCASLEERCRQPAMIGHSPVMRQLFTLVAQVAASDVTVLVSGESGTGKELVAAAIHAGSPRAAGPYIRINCAAIPEQLMEAELFGHEKGAFTGAHARKAGKFELADKGTLLLDEVGELPLHLQAKLLRVLQEREVERVGGSRPFAVDVRVIAATAKDLAQEVQRGTFRGDLFYRLQVIPITVPPLRDRREDIPELCSLFLAELGARRGRPLTLSRAALDCLQRYSFPGNVRELRNILERASVLAPGPVIQPSDLPADLAGSPAAATMDTVHLATALAAAERSCIRRALAQTQGARAEAARLLGISRKSLWEKMRQHGLEASGPGDESD
- a CDS encoding ChaN family lipoprotein, with protein sequence MTATIVALVALACVVYPPPPAQAEPAVFHVPAGKTISQAELMADLKPAQVIFLGEYHDNEANHVAQYQIIRTLHEAGVPLTIAVEMFRSDSQEILDKWSRDELGEGLFVKAFEQNWGDWPKYRAIFRFARDKQVPLLGLNLDRAIVQQIEERGFASLTPEQVGAIGALYCNVDPSYEEVVRRSLMFRGKPGAPSFIFFCEAQLVGDSFMAKQLVSYRARQPDRTVIVLAGPTHAWKHGIPRRVTEASPISYRVVLPEMTGRLSRANITDKETDYLWIGL